The DNA region AGGTTGACATCAAATCCTTGGAGAGTAGCGGTTACGATTACGATTACGTATGGGGTAGCCAAGACCGTGTGTGCAATGGTCAGCCCCAGGATGGAGCCTATCAGTTTCAGCTTGGCAAAGAAAAAATAGATAGCGATCGCCAGTATGATCACCGGCAGAATCATGGGTGAGAGCATAAACCCGTACATCAGCTCCTTTCCCCCGAAATCGGAGCGGACAAAGCAGAAGGCGGCTAGGGTGCCGAGGAAAGTCGCCAGGAGTGTCACGGAGAAGGCGACCTTGAAGCTCGTCCAGGTGGCAGTCGTCCACTCGTAGTTGGAAAAGAAGCTCCTGTACCACTGGAGCGAGAACCCCCTGGGCGGGAATTCGAGGTAACGTTGCGCCTCAAAAGAGAGGGGTATTATTATGAACACGGGCAATACGAGAAAAGCGAGAATCATGTAGGACATAAGGGATAGGGAGATTTTCCCCATATCCCTTTCCCGGCCGTATTCCTTGGCGGATATGCTCATACCCTTTTGCCCCAGA from Deltaproteobacteria bacterium includes:
- a CDS encoding ABC transporter permease — translated: MSISAKEYGRERDMGKISLSLMSYMILAFLVLPVFIIIPLSFEAQRYLEFPPRGFSLQWYRSFFSNYEWTTATWTSFKVAFSVTLLATFLGTLAAFCFVRSDFGGKELMYGFMLSPMILPVIILAIAIYFFFAKLKLIGSILGLTIAHTVLATPYVIVIVTATLQGFDVNLEKAAMNLGANRITTFYRVTFPLIRTGVLSAALFAFLTSFDEVIIAIFICGTTANTLPKKMWDSMTMETDPTITAIATMLISLTVTVFLLIELYRRRQKAMRASR